A single window of Phaenicophaeus curvirostris isolate KB17595 chromosome 7, BPBGC_Pcur_1.0, whole genome shotgun sequence DNA harbors:
- the STEAP3 gene encoding metalloreductase STEAP3, with protein MSGGDMAKPLLGHRSIEGDSSTRPAAGRTVGVLGSGDFARSLAIRLVCSGFKVVVGSRNPKRKAGLFPSAAEVTFQADAVKKTDVIFVAVFREHYSTLCDLADVLEGKILVDVSNNTEINHHKESNAEYLASLFPACTVVKGFNVVSAWTLQSGARDGNKQVLICSNNQEAKRTVAEIAQVMGFTPVDMGCMLSAREIENIPLRLLPAWKIPIFLALGLFLCFFTYNLIRQVIHPYIREQKNKLYKIPIEVVNTTLPCVSYVMLSLVYLPGVLAACLQLYYGTKYKRFPDWLDQWLQHRKQIGLLSFFCAALHAVYSLCLPMRRSHRYQLIEMAVKQAVEKKMNIWVEEEVWRMEIYISVGIIALGLLSLLAITSLPSIANSLNWREFSFIQSTLGFIALVISTLHTLTYGWSRAFDENQYKFYLPPTYTLTLLVPCTVILAKIIFSLPCIQHRLLRIRRGWEKGRYVKFVLPSATGEYSSGETSSNV; from the exons aTGTCCGGAGGCGACATGGCCAAACCCTTGCTGGGCCATCGAAGCATAGAGGGTGACTCCAGCACCAGGCCAGCAGCGGGACGCACCGTAGGGGTGCTAGGGAGTGGGGACTTCGCACGGTCACTGGCCATCCGCCTGGTGTGCTCCGGCTTCAAGGTGGTGGTTGGCAGCCGCAACCCGAAGCGCAAAGCCGGCCTCTTCCCTTCTGCAGCAGAAGTCACCTTCCAGGCTGACGCAGTGAAGAAGACGGATGTCATTTTTGTAGCGGTTTTCAGGGAACATTACTCCACCCTCTGCGATCTGGCTGATGTGCTGGAGGGCAAGATCCTGGTGGATGTTAGTAACAACACTGAGATCAACCATCACAAAGAATCCAATGCCGAGTACTTGGCTTCCCTGTTCCCAGCCTGCACTGTGGTCAAGGGGTTTAACGTGGTTTCTGCATGGACGCTGCAGTCAGGTGCCAGGGATGGGAATAAGCAG GTTCTGATTTGCTCAAATAACCAAGAAGCCAAGCGCACTGTAGCAGAAATTGCTCAAGTCATGGGATTCACCCCCGTGGACATGGGCTGTATGTTGTCAGCCCGTGAGATTGAGAACATTCCCCTGCGCCTCTTGCCAGCCTGGAAAATCCCCATCTTTTTGGCTCTGGGactctttctttgcttcttcaCTTACAACCTGATCCGGCAGGTCATCCATCCTTACATCAGGGAGCAGAAGAACAAGTTGTACAAGATCCCCATTGAGGTGGTCAACACAACGCTGCCTTGCGTGTCCTACGTCATGCTGTCTCTCGTTTACCTGCCCGGGGTGCTGGCAGCCTGCTTGCAGCTCTACTATGGCACCAAATACAAGCGCTTTCCAGATTGGCTCGATCAGTGGCTCCAGCACCGAAAGCAGATTGGTCTCCTCAGCTTCTTCTGTGCGGCTTTGCATGCCGTGTACAGCCTCTGCCTGCCCATGCGCCGCTCCCACCGCTACCAGTTAATTGAGATGGCTGTCAAGCAG GCTGTGGAGAAGAAGATGAATATCTGGGTAGAGGAGGAAGTCTGGAGGATGGAGATTTATATCTCCGTTGGAATAATTGCCCTGGGCTTGCTGTCGTTACTTGCCATCACTTCACTTCCATCCATCGCAAACTCTCTCAACTGGAGGGAATTCAGTTTCATTCAG TCCACCCTCGGATTTATCGCCTTGGTAATCAGCACTCTGCACACACTCACGTATGGCTGGTCGAGGGCCTTCGATGAGAACCAGTACAAATTCTACCTGCCTCCAACCTACACCCTCACGCTGCTCGTCCCATGTACTGTCATCCTAGCAAAAATCATCTTCAGTCTGCCTTGCATCCAGCACAGACTTCTGCGAAtcaggaggggctgggagaaggggaGATATGTGAAGTTTGTTCTGCCCAGCGCAACAGGGGAATATTCCAGTGGGGAGACCTCTAGCAATGTCTAA